The Streptomyces sp. NBC_00775 genome includes the window TGGTCGACTCCGTGGCCCCACACGACGTAATCGCCCTGCTCTTGCAGAACAACGCTGCGGCCGGGTAGTTCAACGCGGAAGCGGCCGCTGACAAGAACCAGGAGAGCCGTGCGTTCTTCGCCTCTCACCCATTGCAATCGCTCGTCGCCGCGAGGATGGACGCCCCATTTGATCTCCACGGCCTCGCTGTGACGAGGATCGTCGACGTCCTTGAAATGGCCGAGTAGCCACCCCCGGTCCAGTGGCGCGTCCTTGCCCGCATTGCCCACGTACACGCTGTCGTTCACGTTGCGGGATGCTAGCAACCGCTCTCGCAGGCGCCATCCGCCACGAGGCGGTGCCCGAGCCGGCCCTTGTCCCAACTCCCCACCATCCGGCTCTGGCAGTGCGCGGCGGACGCAGCCTCGCACCCTGGCCGCCGCCACTCGACAGCGCGCCTCGATGACAGAGATGTTGCGCAATCCCTTGACGCGTCTCGTTCCGTTGCGTAGATATGTCTGCGCAGTCATGGCAGCGCAGTCAGGCGGGAACTGGCCGCGTTGTCACCTGCCGGAGATCAGGAGGCGCCCATGGCACGACTGACAGGCCGCAGCACAGGCACCGCGCCGCGCAGTATCGACGTGGCGCGTCTGGCGGGCGTCTCGCAGAAGACGGTGTCCCGGGTCATGAACGGTGAGCAGTACGTCTCCGACGACGTACGCCGACGTGTCCTGGAAGCCGCCGACACCCTCGGTTACCGGCTGAACCACGCCGCCCGGGCGCTGGCCTCCGGACGGACCCAGACCATCGGTGTGGTGACGCTCGGAACGGCCCTGTACGGGCCCGCCTCACTGCTGATGGGCGTCGAACGCGCCGTACGGGACACCGGTTACGCGCTCCGCGTGGTCAACACGATGGAGGGCGACGCCGCGGGCATCGCCGGTGCCGTCGACTCGCTCCTCGATCAGGGCGTGGACGGCATCGTCATCTCCGAGCCGATCGACGAGGAGGGCGGCGCGAACCTCTCCGTCCGCGTCGAGGTCCCGGTCCTGATCCTCGGCGCACCGCCGCCGTTCGCCGCCTCCCGCGTGGTGACCACGGGGCTCGTCTCCCACCAGCTGGCCCAGGCCGTCACCGAGCACCTGCTCGAACTGGGGCACACGACCGTCCATCACCTCGCCGGTCCCCAACGCTGGTACGCCGCCCGGGACCGTCTTGAGGGATGGCGGGCGACGCTGGCCGCGCACGGCAGACGGGAACCGCCCGTCATCGAGGGTGACTGGTCGGCCGCCTCCGGCTACGCGGCCGGTCGCCGGCTGGCCGCCGACGACAGCGTGACGGCCGTCTTCGCCGCCAACGACGACATGGCCATCGGTCTGATCCGCGCACTGCTGGAAGCCGGCCGGCGCGTACCGGAGGACATCAGTGTCGTCGGACTCGACGACATCCCGGTCGCCGCCTATGTGACACCGCCCCTGACGACGGTCCGACAGCCGTTCGACGCGACGGCGCAGGACGGCCTCAAGCTGCTCGTGCACGCCATCGAGAACCCGGACGCGGACCCGGTACCGGTGGACAACCCGCCGGTCAACCTCGTCGTCCGCGAGTCGACCGCACCCCCGCCGAACCGGACGACCCCGGAACGCCGACGGACCACCGACTGACTCCGCAAGAACCCCGTTCTCCGGCCCCGACCACGAGGGGAGTTCCGCCCACTCATAGCCCGTCCACCCCTCCCACCTGCTACGACACCCGTACTCGAGTGAGCGAGCCGACCCACCTGCATCAGGTCGCCGCACCTCCCACTCACCAGAGCCGCGGCCTGGGCACCTCCGCTTGAGCCGATCACCGCCCAGGCCGGCGCCCCTTCTCACGCCCTCACCGGCGCGAGCCCCCTTTCGGTCAACGAGCGTGACGTGCTCGGCCCCGGGATCCGCGAGGAAATGCGTTCGTCCCGCCGGCCTTGCCCCGCTCCTCACGCCTGAACGCTCCTCCCGGCATCCCTTCAGCACGCCGTCGCCCGGCGCGCGGATCCCTTACGCCTCACTGCGGAGTTCACCATGTCCAGATATTCCACAGCCTCCTCCTCGGCCTCCCTGAACCGTCGTGGCTTCCTCGCCGCGACCGGAGCCCTGACGCTTGCGAGCACACTGTCCGCCTGCGGTGGCGGCGACTCGGGCGGCTCGTCCGCCACGTCCGCCAAGCCGGTCAGCCAGGCCGACATCGACAAGGCCATGAAGACCCCGACCGAGCTGACGTTCTGGACCTGGGTCCCGAACATCGCCCAGGAGGTCGCGCTCTTCGAGAAGAAGTACCCGGCCATCAAGGTCAAGGTCGTCAACGCCGGCCAGGGAACTCCGCAGTACACCAAGCTGCGCACTGCCCTGAAGGCCGGCAGCGGCGCCCCGGACATGGTGCAGATCGAGTACCAGGCCATCCCGACCTTCACCATCACCAACAGCCTGCTGGACCTGCGGCCCTACGGCGCCTCCGCGCTGAAGAGCCGGTTCGTCGACTG containing:
- a CDS encoding signal peptidase I, with protein sequence MNDSVYVGNAGKDAPLDRGWLLGHFKDVDDPRHSEAVEIKWGVHPRGDERLQWVRGEERTALLVLVSGRFRVELPGRSVVLQEQGDYVVWGHGVDHSWFAEEESVVLTVRWPSVPGYAVTEKDRARLEN
- a CDS encoding LacI family DNA-binding transcriptional regulator; the encoded protein is MARLTGRSTGTAPRSIDVARLAGVSQKTVSRVMNGEQYVSDDVRRRVLEAADTLGYRLNHAARALASGRTQTIGVVTLGTALYGPASLLMGVERAVRDTGYALRVVNTMEGDAAGIAGAVDSLLDQGVDGIVISEPIDEEGGANLSVRVEVPVLILGAPPPFAASRVVTTGLVSHQLAQAVTEHLLELGHTTVHHLAGPQRWYAARDRLEGWRATLAAHGRREPPVIEGDWSAASGYAAGRRLAADDSVTAVFAANDDMAIGLIRALLEAGRRVPEDISVVGLDDIPVAAYVTPPLTTVRQPFDATAQDGLKLLVHAIENPDADPVPVDNPPVNLVVRESTAPPPNRTTPERRRTTD